CTTATCGGCCGTTCCATCGGCGATGAAATTGACGGTATCTTCGTCAACCTCCCCGGCTACCGGCTGCAAATTACCGGCGGCAGCGATGGCTCGGGCGTCCCGATGCGCCCCGGCCTTCCGGGTGGGCGACGGCAGCGGCTGATGCTCAGCGGCTCGACCGGCTTCAACCCGCGGCGCCCCGGCCAGCGCAAGCGCAAGATGGTGCGCGGACAGGACCTCGGACCCGAGGTCTCGCAGCTCAACCTGAAGATTGTCGAGTATGGGCCTAAACCGGTCGAGGAACTGCTCGGGGCGGAGGAATGACTTGGCAGGCGCTACCTCCCAGCCGGAAATCAACATCGGCATGGTCGGCCACGTCGACCACGGCAAGACTACGCTGACACAGGCGCTGACCGGCCGCTGGACCGACCAGCACTCCGAGGAACAGAAGCGCGGCATCTCCATCAAGCTGGGCTACGCTGACGCCGATTTCTACCGCGTCAAGGAGAACGGTGGCTACCGCTACACTTCGCTGAAAGAAAAAGGCTCCGAGTATTTGCGTACAGTCAGCTTCGTCGACGCGCCCGGCCACGAGACGCTGATGGCAATCATGCTCTCCGGGGCGGCCATCATGGAC
This genomic interval from Candidatus Poseidoniia archaeon contains the following:
- a CDS encoding 30S ribosomal protein S6e, whose amino-acid sequence is MAEFKTTISDPKSRKAFNHALSESDSSALIGRSIGDEIDGIFVNLPGYRLQITGGSDGSGVPMRPGLPGGRRQRLMLSGSTGFNPRRPGQRKRKMVRGQDLGPEVSQLNLKIVEYGPKPVEELLGAEE